One genomic segment of Catalinimonas alkaloidigena includes these proteins:
- a CDS encoding DUF4038 domain-containing protein: MINNNLLDKSAIYYFFVSLSFFVCSCSSFFSENDHLPILKVSENQRYLEYHNGDPFFWLGDTSWGMSEWLNREDVVAYMDQRKAQGYNVIQLCLFWGKREDDPVNFTTNPQNAYGHKAFAEVDGKPDPTKPWVVEGGSPANPNDYWDHVDFIIKEASERDIMLAILPVWGRRYVNASHSKFSAEVFTASDMHAYGKFLGERYRNENHLIWLMGGDVKADDGGDYLGHYRAMVEGILNGITDETVSWNEESPLWDFALMSYHPDGAPYLNSSDWFHKDAWLDFNMIETFTNVNDVYASVLEDYRITDPIKPTVMGEPGYEGFPIKNSDAVISAVQIRRQAYQSIFAGAAGYTYGGFRDSLNNGPLFSPFEGWQDMLEMEGAVTMVHFKNFCLDNHWPDWKPIHGIIGQKEDEGELRKVAVRSKKNNQLYIYFPDNTAASLNVSQLFKPVKPVYKKWYNTVRGTYTQAVEVSIENELIIAQPPKGWTDAILMLSDS; this comes from the coding sequence ATGATTAACAATAACCTATTAGACAAAAGCGCTATTTACTATTTTTTCGTATCATTATCTTTTTTTGTATGTAGCTGCAGCAGTTTCTTTTCTGAAAACGATCATTTACCCATACTAAAAGTTTCTGAAAATCAAAGGTACTTAGAATACCACAACGGAGACCCGTTTTTCTGGCTCGGTGACACAAGCTGGGGCATGTCAGAGTGGCTCAATCGTGAGGATGTAGTAGCGTATATGGATCAGAGAAAGGCTCAGGGCTATAATGTAATACAGCTTTGTCTGTTCTGGGGGAAGCGTGAAGATGATCCGGTCAATTTTACGACCAATCCACAGAATGCATACGGACATAAAGCTTTTGCTGAAGTTGATGGGAAACCTGATCCTACAAAACCATGGGTAGTTGAAGGGGGAAGCCCTGCAAATCCAAATGACTATTGGGACCATGTAGATTTCATTATTAAGGAAGCAAGTGAAAGAGATATCATGCTTGCAATACTGCCGGTCTGGGGTAGAAGGTATGTAAATGCCAGTCATAGTAAATTTTCAGCTGAAGTATTTACTGCCAGTGATATGCATGCTTACGGCAAATTTTTAGGGGAAAGATATCGTAATGAAAACCATCTGATCTGGCTTATGGGAGGAGATGTCAAAGCTGATGATGGGGGTGATTATCTTGGTCATTATCGTGCAATGGTGGAAGGAATACTTAATGGAATCACAGACGAGACTGTTTCCTGGAACGAAGAAAGCCCACTTTGGGATTTTGCTTTGATGAGCTATCATCCGGATGGCGCACCTTACCTTAACTCCTCCGATTGGTTTCATAAAGACGCCTGGCTTGATTTTAATATGATTGAGACTTTTACCAATGTTAATGATGTATATGCATCTGTGTTGGAAGACTATAGAATCACTGACCCTATTAAGCCTACGGTAATGGGTGAACCGGGCTACGAGGGGTTTCCTATCAAAAATAGCGATGCTGTGATTTCTGCAGTTCAGATACGTAGACAGGCATATCAATCTATCTTTGCTGGCGCTGCGGGTTATACATATGGAGGATTTCGTGACTCTTTAAACAATGGACCACTTTTTAGTCCTTTTGAAGGTTGGCAGGATATGTTGGAAATGGAAGGTGCAGTAACCATGGTACATTTCAAAAATTTTTGCCTTGATAACCATTGGCCAGATTGGAAACCAATTCATGGAATTATAGGGCAGAAGGAAGATGAAGGAGAATTGAGAAAAGTGGCGGTGAGGTCCAAAAAAAATAATCAGCTTTATATTTATTTTCCTGATAATACTGCTGCTAGTTTAAATGTCTCTCAATTGTTCAAACCCGTTAAGCCTGTTTATAAGAAGTGGTACAATACTGTGAGGGGAACGTATACCCAAGCTGTAGAAGTAAGCATTGAAAATGAGTTGATTATCGCTCAGCCTCCCAAAGGCTGGACAGATGCTATATTAATGCTCAGTGACAGCTAA
- a CDS encoding tetratricopeptide repeat protein, protein MRVLAFSLFFFSVSFVQAQQEVLLDVEAAFKAKNYRKVINFTEAYLHVNPPVDTVQLKLLHLKSRAHRYLEEYNYSFYTYVDILKKYPSDRLTLIHLGYMFGEAGNFYTAFYFLEKLRKYHPNDPVGTLNLSYYNNGLGMHEKAIAYADSTLQLAQDSLTIGAAWNNRCFANIQLGNLETAVQELKTSLSYYPLNSHAYKNLALIHIETENSEEACNALEMSRMLGGVSITNQLRKEYCGN, encoded by the coding sequence ATGAGAGTTTTAGCTTTTAGTCTTTTCTTTTTCAGTGTTTCATTTGTACAAGCTCAACAAGAAGTATTATTAGATGTTGAAGCAGCTTTCAAAGCAAAAAATTATAGAAAAGTAATCAACTTCACTGAAGCTTATTTACATGTAAACCCACCGGTGGATACTGTTCAGCTTAAGCTGCTCCATTTAAAATCAAGAGCTCACCGATATCTGGAAGAATACAATTATTCTTTTTACACTTACGTTGATATTTTAAAAAAATATCCATCTGACAGATTAACACTCATTCATTTGGGATATATGTTTGGTGAAGCCGGAAATTTTTACACAGCTTTCTATTTTTTAGAAAAATTGAGAAAATACCACCCAAACGATCCGGTAGGTACCCTTAACTTATCCTATTACAACAATGGTTTGGGTATGCACGAAAAAGCAATAGCTTACGCTGATAGCACCTTGCAACTTGCTCAAGATTCATTGACAATTGGTGCAGCCTGGAATAATCGCTGCTTTGCTAATATTCAGCTCGGAAACCTGGAAACAGCGGTACAGGAGCTAAAAACATCATTATCTTATTATCCCCTCAATTCACATGCTTACAAGAATCTGGCGCTGATTCATATTGAAACCGAAAACAGTGAAGAGGCTTGTAATGCGCTGGAGATGTCCAGAATGCTGGGAGGCGTAAGCATTACAAATCAACTGAGAAAAGAATACTGTGGTAATTAA
- a CDS encoding CatB-related O-acetyltransferase, whose translation MNGPDKHIKFPLKDYHRLCFLKNIITNPNIIVGDYTYYDDFENVENFEKNVKYLFDFIGDKLIIGKFCMIASDVTFIMNGANHLTDAISTYPFAIFGNGWEGAMEGKTYPNKGNTVVGNDVWIGYGVTVMPGVKIGDGAIIASQSVLTKDVAPYSVVGGNPVQFIKKRFPNEQIDKLLQIRWWDWDIEKITQNVSHISNNDIELLQKVAEIK comes from the coding sequence ATGAACGGACCTGATAAACATATTAAGTTTCCTCTCAAGGATTATCATCGCCTTTGCTTTCTGAAAAACATCATTACAAATCCTAACATTATAGTGGGGGACTATACTTATTATGATGATTTTGAAAATGTAGAAAATTTTGAAAAAAATGTTAAATATCTTTTTGATTTTATCGGCGACAAATTGATAATCGGCAAGTTTTGTATGATCGCCTCTGATGTTACCTTTATTATGAATGGTGCCAACCATTTAACAGATGCAATTTCCACCTACCCATTTGCTATCTTTGGGAATGGCTGGGAAGGAGCAATGGAGGGAAAAACCTATCCAAATAAAGGAAACACTGTGGTTGGTAATGATGTATGGATAGGGTATGGGGTAACTGTAATGCCAGGTGTAAAAATTGGTGATGGAGCTATAATTGCTTCACAATCAGTGCTTACCAAAGATGTAGCTCCTTATTCGGTTGTAGGTGGGAATCCTGTCCAATTCATTAAAAAACGATTTCCTAATGAGCAAATTGATAAACTTTTACAAATTCGCTGGTGGGATTGGGATATAGAAAAGATTACGCAAAACGTAAGTCATATTAGTAATAATGATATAGAATTGCTGCAAAAAGTAGCCGAAATAAAGTAA